A single region of the Roseimicrobium gellanilyticum genome encodes:
- the sigJ gene encoding RNA polymerase sigma factor SigJ → MTFSNPQAAAFEEHRGLLTGVAYRMLGSVSDAEDMVQEAWLRWTGADTSEVKSPKSWLLTVVSRLCLDRMKSARVQREQYYGTWLPEPYVNACAEEASVHAEQVDESVSIALMLVLEKLSPEERAGFLLHEVFGHTYDEISDILGKPAANCRKMVSRARERVRSEKPRFTATHQEHEELLKKFLEACRAGELEPLLNLLGENASLHSDGGGKATAVPKVLRDRNVIAKFFVNVVRAGEASADGFETRVTTFNGAPGLLLLVKGHPVTALSLEVQDGKIHAIFAHRNPDKLRLFEQGSTEE, encoded by the coding sequence ATGACCTTCTCCAACCCCCAGGCCGCCGCATTTGAAGAGCATCGCGGTCTGCTGACCGGCGTGGCTTATCGCATGCTGGGCTCCGTCAGTGATGCGGAGGATATGGTGCAGGAGGCGTGGCTGCGCTGGACAGGCGCGGATACGTCCGAGGTGAAGTCCCCCAAGAGCTGGCTGCTCACGGTGGTGAGCCGGCTTTGTCTGGACCGCATGAAATCCGCGCGCGTGCAGCGGGAGCAGTACTACGGCACCTGGTTGCCGGAGCCGTATGTGAATGCCTGCGCGGAAGAGGCCAGTGTGCATGCAGAACAGGTGGATGAGAGTGTGTCGATCGCACTCATGCTGGTACTGGAAAAGCTGTCCCCGGAGGAGCGCGCCGGCTTCCTGCTGCATGAAGTATTCGGTCACACGTATGACGAGATTTCCGACATCCTCGGCAAGCCCGCGGCGAACTGTCGCAAGATGGTGTCGCGCGCGCGGGAGCGAGTGCGGTCAGAGAAGCCTCGCTTCACCGCGACGCATCAGGAGCATGAGGAGTTGCTGAAGAAATTCCTCGAAGCGTGTCGCGCCGGTGAACTGGAGCCACTGCTCAATCTGCTGGGTGAAAATGCGTCCCTGCACTCGGATGGTGGCGGCAAGGCGACCGCTGTGCCGAAGGTACTGCGTGACCGGAATGTGATCGCAAAGTTCTTCGTCAATGTCGTCCGGGCCGGAGAAGCAAGCGCGGATGGATTCGAAACACGCGTGACCACCTTCAATGGAGCACCAGGTCTGCTGCTCCTGGTGAAAGGGCATCCGGTCACGGCATTGTCATTGGAGGTACAAGACGGGAAGATCCATGCGATCTTTGCACACCGGAATCCGGACAAGCTGCGGCTGTTTGAGCAGGGAAGCACTGAGGAATAG